A single genomic interval of Selenobaculum gibii harbors:
- a CDS encoding translocation/assembly module TamB domain-containing protein, which produces MRQRLFVAVLLVIALTIGACFWYIKSQAFTTSAANVIAGEITRTLDTRVDIASVTVDSPTTLALTNVTIQDKMGTAILESGRIEVSFSPLAVLMGESVVKSISQVEVDSPEVNLVRRNNQEWNYMDFMNSDEKSELDFYGKVKFSQAIINVEIDKKRLKLEDISGSLDLANQPSIHFDIIAKQADGDIKFNGVWGGKNKAVSVEANNFTLDNYLEFLPEEFAIQVNSGKLTSFKATVTSDDNGNLKVNGEALLLGISLTVEKTEVDHIDGFVLFNESEIRIFSRGQIAKQPIVLKGTTDLNMIEPMLNLELSSKSFDVTKVLENFPVKGTFNFVANIQGNFKEPLITGNFSSEELIYQEYIAHNVVADLRFGDDVLYIDSLTTDLCEGKANIQGEFNTKTEKYGITLMGKNINLDLLPEYNQGLSGYMDLDVRAKGQGLNDINNVIVSGKTTVHDGSYAGVNFTGVDAGFYKDANYIAVDYVNVNLPQGQVTLTGQINEQNINLVMQGNNVALAQFLQNRSEFDLSGNASFHGNIRGTLEAPTVFVNVLAENGSLLYQPYQKLTGILESDFETINIKNIEMTDGISTHKVQGSIGLKNENPLNLTVVSTQARAENLIKILLPGEDLTGNIDNTVVLRGTLENIDAEGNIFFNDGSYRGMLLREAHGKYKRKDGVTSIEDFSISSPNLNVKISGLISAGNALDFDIIADDIDLVQLKLNLPYKAEGKAKFVGKLKGHVDNPNFYGTLTADRTVFNQNELRNINGKIRYANDEIELDSFNFMQGDGSFDLSANFNLSTKRVRGDLVVKNSDVAGLLEILNVKQDWLFGKLNGDIHLEGSTEKPKVRINGTIENGFLKKYPLDDVSLDVFVDGRVINIEKFYAKQGQGILVAKGTADLDGDLNFEVAGQSIHAALLTDLMDLDIDTKGTLDFGSQVFGTASSPKANLSMEIKGGGIGGATFDSLYGMCTLNEGIIDVQQILLTKGEYKASAYGIVPLAALTKTDNVDVKEQMNLKVSLDQADLSILPFLTKEIEWGRGNTNGNLVITGSLLQPLINGNITVNDGTLKLKHLGKPIQKMAVDIQFLNDRIDVQTFDGVMGDGSYQLRGRAFIGANGLKDYSLTLNLNDLDIVNKYYTGPLNGLLSLEDDKGVPKVVGNVDLANCTVDIPMLPDTEDGFPNVKLDVTVNAGKKVRLYNSMLYDILVEGHANFSGSTQHPRASGEFSAIRGNVNYLKTSFKIREGTVLFNQAGSFIPSIRLSSDTQLQRTKIYLDIDGPVSNMQVKLYSNPELSEQEILSLLTLRSAYDSKEESGIGKDELNAIVNLGLSASFFSELENIAKSALGVDEFNVVRDTLSYTENGSNYNREVYNLEIGKYVTDKMMLKYTTGIDHEDYYFGIRYDFSNRISFTSDIDQDNNKRFGIEARFKF; this is translated from the coding sequence ATGAGGCAAAGGTTATTCGTTGCAGTTTTATTGGTAATTGCTTTAACCATAGGAGCTTGCTTTTGGTATATAAAAAGCCAGGCTTTTACGACTTCGGCTGCAAATGTAATAGCTGGAGAAATAACAAGAACATTAGATACGCGGGTGGATATAGCGTCAGTTACTGTAGACTCGCCGACGACGCTTGCGTTAACGAATGTTACAATACAAGATAAAATGGGCACTGCTATTTTGGAAAGTGGGAGAATAGAGGTTTCTTTTAGTCCTTTAGCAGTACTTATGGGAGAATCTGTAGTTAAGAGTATTAGTCAAGTAGAAGTTGACTCCCCAGAAGTCAATTTAGTTCGTCGCAATAATCAAGAGTGGAATTACATGGACTTTATGAATAGTGACGAGAAAAGTGAGCTTGATTTTTATGGGAAAGTTAAGTTTAGTCAGGCGATAATTAATGTGGAAATCGATAAAAAAAGATTGAAGCTAGAGGATATCAGCGGTAGTCTAGATTTAGCTAATCAGCCATCCATTCATTTTGATATTATAGCTAAACAAGCAGATGGAGATATCAAATTCAATGGAGTATGGGGTGGAAAAAACAAAGCAGTGAGTGTAGAAGCTAATAATTTTACACTGGATAACTACTTAGAATTTTTGCCAGAAGAGTTTGCAATTCAGGTTAATAGTGGGAAGTTGACTTCTTTTAAAGCGACGGTAACAAGTGATGATAATGGAAATCTGAAGGTTAATGGCGAAGCATTATTGCTAGGTATAAGTTTAACTGTTGAGAAAACGGAGGTTGATCATATTGATGGATTCGTTTTATTCAATGAGTCTGAAATAAGAATTTTTAGCCGTGGGCAGATCGCTAAGCAGCCAATTGTACTAAAAGGAACTACAGATCTGAATATGATTGAGCCGATGCTTAATCTAGAATTAAGTTCTAAATCGTTTGATGTTACTAAAGTGCTTGAAAATTTCCCCGTTAAAGGGACGTTTAATTTTGTTGCAAATATTCAGGGCAATTTTAAAGAACCTCTCATCACGGGCAATTTTTCATCAGAAGAACTCATCTATCAAGAGTATATTGCTCATAACGTTGTAGCAGATTTGCGATTTGGTGATGATGTTTTATATATTGATTCATTAACTACAGATTTGTGTGAGGGAAAGGCGAACATACAAGGCGAGTTCAATACAAAAACAGAAAAATATGGAATAACGTTGATGGGGAAAAATATAAATCTCGATTTGTTGCCCGAATATAATCAAGGATTATCAGGTTATATGGATCTTGACGTTAGGGCAAAGGGACAGGGATTAAATGATATCAATAATGTAATTGTATCTGGCAAAACGACTGTTCATGATGGTTCGTATGCAGGTGTTAATTTTACTGGCGTTGATGCTGGATTTTATAAAGATGCTAATTATATCGCCGTAGATTATGTAAATGTAAATTTGCCACAAGGGCAAGTGACATTAACAGGGCAAATCAATGAGCAAAATATTAATCTTGTTATGCAAGGAAATAATGTAGCTTTAGCACAATTTTTGCAAAATAGATCAGAATTTGATTTGAGCGGTAATGCATCTTTTCATGGAAATATAAGAGGGACACTTGAGGCCCCTACAGTTTTTGTAAATGTTTTAGCTGAAAATGGAAGTCTACTTTATCAGCCATATCAGAAATTGACGGGAATTTTGGAAAGTGACTTTGAAACGATAAATATAAAAAATATTGAAATGACAGATGGAATAAGTACACATAAAGTTCAAGGGAGTATTGGTTTAAAAAATGAGAATCCTTTGAATTTGACGGTTGTTTCAACTCAGGCTAGAGCAGAAAATCTAATAAAAATCTTATTGCCGGGAGAGGATTTAACTGGAAATATTGATAATACAGTTGTTTTGCGTGGAACGTTAGAGAATATTGATGCGGAAGGAAATATTTTCTTTAATGATGGAAGTTACAGGGGAATGCTGTTGCGTGAGGCGCACGGTAAGTATAAACGTAAAGATGGGGTAACTTCTATTGAAGATTTCTCAATAAGTTCACCAAACTTGAATGTAAAAATAAGTGGATTGATTTCAGCGGGTAATGCGCTAGATTTTGATATTATTGCTGATGATATTGATTTAGTTCAGCTTAAATTAAACTTACCATATAAGGCAGAAGGAAAAGCAAAATTTGTTGGTAAGTTAAAAGGTCATGTAGATAATCCTAATTTTTATGGAACTTTAACGGCAGATCGCACTGTTTTTAATCAAAATGAATTGCGAAACATAAACGGAAAAATACGTTATGCAAATGATGAAATCGAACTGGACTCCTTTAACTTCATGCAAGGAGATGGAAGTTTTGATTTATCCGCAAACTTTAATTTATCAACCAAAAGGGTCCGTGGGGATTTGGTTGTAAAAAACTCTGATGTTGCTGGTCTGTTAGAAATTTTAAATGTAAAACAAGATTGGCTTTTCGGGAAATTAAATGGTGACATCCATCTAGAAGGAAGTACTGAAAAACCGAAAGTCAGAATCAATGGAACAATTGAAAATGGATTTTTAAAGAAATACCCACTAGATGATGTCTCCTTAGATGTTTTTGTTGATGGAAGAGTCATTAATATTGAAAAGTTTTATGCAAAACAAGGACAAGGGATTCTTGTCGCAAAAGGGACAGCAGATTTAGATGGTGACCTTAACTTTGAAGTTGCAGGGCAGTCTATACACGCTGCTTTATTAACAGATCTAATGGATCTGGATATTGATACAAAAGGAACATTGGATTTTGGCAGCCAAGTATTTGGTACTGCTTCATCACCGAAAGCAAATCTATCTATGGAGATTAAAGGTGGGGGAATTGGTGGAGCGACTTTTGATTCTTTATACGGTATGTGTACGCTAAATGAAGGAATTATTGATGTTCAACAGATATTGTTGACGAAAGGCGAATATAAAGCTAGTGCGTATGGTATTGTCCCATTGGCGGCATTAACAAAAACAGATAATGTTGATGTAAAAGAGCAAATGAATTTGAAAGTTTCATTAGATCAGGCCGATTTAAGTATTTTACCGTTTTTGACGAAAGAAATAGAATGGGGCAGGGGAAATACAAATGGAAATTTAGTTATCACAGGAAGTTTATTGCAACCGTTAATTAATGGAAACATTACCGTGAATGATGGGACTCTAAAATTGAAACATTTGGGGAAACCAATCCAAAAAATGGCGGTTGATATTCAATTTCTAAATGATAGAATAGATGTACAAACTTTTGATGGTGTTATGGGAGATGGATCTTATCAATTGCGTGGACGCGCTTTTATTGGTGCTAACGGGCTAAAAGATTATTCCCTCACTCTAAATTTAAATGATTTAGACATTGTGAATAAGTATTATACGGGTCCATTGAATGGTTTGCTATCATTAGAGGATGATAAAGGAGTTCCTAAAGTTGTCGGAAATGTCGATTTAGCAAATTGTACAGTTGATATACCGATGCTTCCGGATACAGAAGATGGTTTTCCTAATGTGAAATTGGATGTTACTGTTAATGCAGGTAAAAAAGTTCGTCTTTATAACTCAATGTTATATGATATTTTAGTTGAAGGACATGCTAATTTTAGTGGATCAACGCAGCATCCACGGGCATCGGGGGAATTTTCTGCAATTCGAGGCAATGTAAACTATTTAAAGACTTCGTTTAAAATTCGTGAAGGCACCGTGTTATTTAATCAAGCGGGTTCCTTTATTCCAAGTATTAGGCTAAGCTCTGATACGCAATTGCAACGAACAAAAATTTATTTGGATATAGATGGTCCTGTTTCAAATATGCAGGTCAAATTATATTCTAATCCAGAGTTAAGTGAACAAGAAATCTTATCGCTGCTTACTTTAAGAAGTGCTTATGACAGCAAAGAGGAATCTGGAATTGGTAAAGACGAGTTGAATGCAATTGTTAATCTAGGTCTAAGTGCAAGCTTTTTTAGTGAGTTAGAGAACATTGCAAAGAGTGCATTAGGTGTAGATGAGTTTAATGTTGTTAGGGATACTTTATCGTATACTGAAAATGGAAGTAATTATAATCGTGAAGTGTATAATTTAGAAATAGGTAAATATGTTACAGATAAAATGATGCTAAAATATACTACAGGAATTGATCATGAAGACTATTACTTTGGTATACGATATGATTTTAGTAATAGAATTAGTTTTACAAGTGATATTGATCAAGATAATAATAAACGATTTGGTATTGAGGCTAGATTTAAATTCTAG
- a CDS encoding sigma-70 family RNA polymerase sigma factor produces the protein MDLRNYLEELNKIRLLEQEEELELWKSYKQQNDLSSRELLISSYQPLIFKVVTQLHLNDSLLMDVIQEGTVGLIEAVERYEYERGVAFSLYATHRIRGRMLNFIQKEYKRNLTYIDNPMYNEDCVLDWRESLVDDALPVCEQVEDHVLMEQIKSAVSRLPRKEQLVIDSVYLKEQETKTIAQNMELSTTHIYRLQKQGIRRIRGMLSKFMQHW, from the coding sequence ATGGATTTACGTAATTATTTAGAGGAATTAAATAAAATACGGCTATTAGAACAAGAGGAAGAACTAGAACTTTGGAAGAGCTATAAGCAGCAAAATGATTTGTCATCACGTGAATTATTAATATCTTCTTATCAGCCTTTGATATTTAAAGTAGTTACACAACTGCATTTAAATGACAGTCTTCTTATGGATGTTATTCAGGAAGGGACTGTCGGGTTGATTGAGGCGGTAGAACGCTATGAATATGAGCGAGGCGTAGCATTTAGTTTATATGCTACGCATCGTATTCGTGGAAGAATGTTGAATTTTATTCAGAAGGAATATAAGCGTAATTTGACTTATATTGACAATCCAATGTATAATGAGGATTGTGTTTTGGACTGGAGGGAGTCTTTAGTTGATGATGCCTTGCCAGTCTGTGAGCAAGTTGAAGATCATGTTCTTATGGAGCAGATAAAAAGTGCTGTAAGCCGCTTGCCGCGAAAAGAGCAGCTTGTCATTGATAGTGTTTATCTTAAGGAACAGGAAACGAAGACAATTGCCCAAAATATGGAGCTAAGTACTACTCATATTTATCGTTTGCAAAAGCAAGGGATACGTCGAATTCGTGGAATGCTATCAAAGTTTATGCAGCATTGGTAA
- a CDS encoding BamA/OMP85 family outer membrane protein, which produces MKIKLNHRCILCALMLTTSFVTVNLPITFAESNPQVANEAPAPAANELIGKPVTSVIIQGVNSEDSVGLMELLNTKVGDSLTEEAVKNDMKALYDTGNFIDVSTDFVRVPEGVKVVYTAMENPILDRVVITGNVKFDESKILSFIKVEPGKTLNTKTLHENIRELEQAYREEGYIFSKVSNVDMSKDGVLTLSINEGILEGFAVKGNEKTKDYVITREMRLKPGEPFNAKDARRSMQRVYNLGFFDDVNMKINPGVEPNAVVLETDVVERRTGTFAIGGGYSQSDGLIGIIEVGDTNFRGTGDNAKIHWEFGGDADSYDNYEFSYTRPWIDKKETSAGIRIYDMTKEFDDYDNGGERVATYDKNYKGIDLFFSRPMSEYSTNSVTLRYRDDAYVEWVDGRHYDDATLYPNYLDDNFGNTRSIILGHVTDTRDNVYNPTDGARASLQAEFAGWLGGDFDYNKYTFEDRHYFKVGRNHVIATRGTIGLADGSMPESALFSVGGQSTLRGYEDRQFEGKYMLLGSVEYRFPVVNKIQAAVFTDFGGAWENKYDFSDMHASVGVGIQVETPIGPIRLDYGRGEDGGKTHFTFGGNF; this is translated from the coding sequence ATGAAAATTAAATTAAATCATAGATGTATTTTATGTGCCTTGATGCTAACGACAAGTTTTGTAACTGTAAATTTACCTATAACGTTTGCTGAATCTAACCCTCAGGTTGCAAATGAAGCTCCGGCTCCAGCAGCAAATGAATTGATTGGTAAACCGGTTACAAGTGTAATTATTCAAGGGGTAAATAGCGAAGATTCTGTAGGGCTAATGGAGTTATTGAATACGAAAGTTGGCGATTCACTAACTGAGGAAGCTGTAAAAAATGATATGAAAGCACTTTATGATACAGGGAATTTTATTGATGTATCAACTGATTTTGTTAGAGTTCCAGAGGGTGTAAAAGTTGTTTATACAGCAATGGAGAATCCTATATTAGATCGTGTTGTGATTACGGGGAATGTTAAGTTTGATGAAAGCAAAATTTTAAGTTTCATTAAAGTTGAGCCAGGCAAAACTTTAAATACAAAAACTTTACATGAAAACATCCGTGAGCTTGAACAAGCTTATCGTGAGGAAGGTTATATTTTTAGTAAGGTAAGCAATGTTGATATGAGTAAAGACGGTGTTTTAACATTATCAATTAACGAAGGAATATTAGAGGGATTTGCTGTTAAAGGAAATGAAAAAACAAAAGATTATGTTATTACACGAGAAATGCGTTTAAAGCCAGGTGAACCTTTTAATGCAAAAGATGCTCGCCGTAGTATGCAACGTGTTTACAATTTAGGATTTTTTGATGATGTAAATATGAAAATTAATCCTGGTGTTGAACCAAATGCTGTAGTACTGGAAACCGATGTTGTGGAGCGCCGTACGGGAACTTTTGCAATTGGTGGCGGTTACAGTCAAAGTGATGGTTTAATTGGGATTATTGAAGTCGGGGATACTAACTTCCGCGGCACTGGTGATAACGCGAAAATCCATTGGGAGTTTGGCGGTGATGCAGATAGTTATGACAACTATGAATTTAGCTATACGCGTCCATGGATTGACAAAAAGGAAACGAGTGCTGGAATTAGAATTTATGATATGACAAAAGAGTTTGATGATTACGATAATGGCGGCGAGAGAGTTGCAACGTATGATAAAAACTATAAAGGAATTGATTTGTTCTTTAGTCGTCCAATGAGTGAATATTCGACAAACAGTGTAACACTTAGATATCGTGATGATGCTTATGTTGAATGGGTTGACGGTAGACATTACGATGATGCAACCTTATATCCAAACTATTTAGATGATAACTTTGGTAATACGCGTAGTATTATTTTAGGACACGTTACAGATACACGTGATAATGTGTATAATCCAACAGATGGTGCCAGAGCCTCTTTGCAAGCTGAGTTTGCTGGCTGGCTTGGCGGTGATTTTGATTATAATAAATATACGTTTGAAGATCGTCACTACTTTAAAGTTGGTCGAAACCATGTTATTGCTACACGTGGAACTATTGGTTTAGCCGATGGATCGATGCCGGAAAGCGCGCTCTTCTCTGTTGGTGGACAGAGTACTTTGCGTGGCTATGAAGATAGACAGTTTGAAGGGAAATATATGCTTTTAGGAAGTGTTGAATATCGATTCCCAGTTGTGAATAAAATACAGGCTGCCGTATTTACTGATTTTGGTGGTGCTTGGGAAAATAAATACGATTTCTCTGATATGCATGCCAGTGTTGGTGTAGGGATACAGGTTGAAACTCCAATTGGACCAATTCGCCTTGATTATGGACGAGGTGAAGATGGTGGTAAAACACACTTTACTTTTGGGGGTAATTTCTAG
- a CDS encoding OmpH family outer membrane protein, which produces MIKFEKKQIKFISIGIALVFVFSVVALAVSQSSVGFAAAGNSSNVGVVNHQLLVSQHPDMATAKTAMEAEVEQAKKDFETKSANMNDQEKQAYYQQTQQRLANKERELIAPIFDKVDAAIKAVAEAKGLSVVLDKGTVVYGGQDITDEVVKKFSK; this is translated from the coding sequence ATGATTAAATTTGAGAAAAAACAGATTAAATTTATTAGCATCGGTATTGCTTTGGTTTTTGTTTTTAGTGTGGTTGCTCTTGCAGTATCCCAGTCTTCTGTAGGATTTGCCGCAGCAGGCAATTCTTCGAATGTTGGTGTAGTAAATCATCAACTACTTGTGTCCCAGCATCCTGACATGGCAACTGCTAAAACTGCAATGGAAGCTGAAGTTGAACAAGCAAAAAAAGATTTTGAAACAAAATCTGCAAATATGAATGACCAAGAAAAACAAGCTTATTATCAACAAACACAACAACGTTTGGCGAATAAAGAAAGAGAATTGATTGCTCCTATTTTTGATAAAGTAGATGCAGCAATCAAAGCAGTTGCTGAAGCTAAAGGATTATCTGTTGTTTTAGATAAAGGCACTGTTGTTTATGGTGGACAAGATATTACAGATGAAGTTGTAAAAAAGTTTTCTAAATAA
- a CDS encoding coiled-coil domain-containing protein: MEKRKWMIVALIAIVAFGVVGYAVSLQSNKNSTKPDAQAVENQTDIGVIDMSQVLKAHPKYGQTIELQKELNTLKAEIDNKLNFINHQAMPNSIAVDEKAILSSQNQLGQQQLIAKHAELNEKLQKKEDELRQNFNEQMNKDVAVIDEEYMPEIFNLKLKMKTLQMTEDAFNQMQAKINELQEARNKKVHEKQQQYLSQLGEQMKAEQLKATEEFNLFAQQVEKENKEFSSQKTAGLTERNNNVENQGNESVAQIAELKQQVADKEVELQKIQNEILDEATSLVAKVALENNLSVVINKVKVNINGLDITDLVIQGFNK, from the coding sequence ATGGAAAAGCGTAAATGGATGATCGTTGCTTTAATTGCTATAGTTGCTTTTGGGGTAGTAGGTTATGCTGTATCCTTACAATCGAATAAGAATTCGACAAAACCTGATGCGCAAGCGGTTGAGAATCAGACCGATATTGGTGTTATTGATATGAGTCAAGTCCTTAAAGCTCACCCGAAATATGGTCAAACTATAGAGTTGCAAAAAGAGCTAAATACACTTAAGGCAGAAATTGATAATAAATTGAATTTTATCAATCATCAAGCTATGCCGAATTCTATTGCAGTTGACGAGAAAGCAATTTTATCGTCGCAAAACCAACTTGGACAACAACAGCTTATTGCTAAACATGCAGAGCTCAATGAAAAGCTACAAAAAAAAGAAGATGAATTACGGCAGAATTTTAATGAGCAAATGAACAAAGATGTAGCGGTTATTGATGAAGAATATATGCCTGAAATTTTTAATTTAAAGTTAAAAATGAAAACTTTGCAGATGACGGAAGATGCTTTTAATCAGATGCAAGCAAAGATTAATGAGTTGCAAGAGGCTCGCAATAAGAAAGTCCATGAAAAACAGCAGCAGTATTTAAGTCAGCTTGGGGAACAGATGAAGGCTGAGCAACTGAAAGCAACAGAAGAGTTTAACCTTTTTGCGCAGCAAGTTGAAAAAGAAAATAAAGAATTTAGCAGTCAAAAAACAGCAGGCTTAACTGAGCGTAACAATAATGTGGAGAATCAAGGAAATGAAAGCGTTGCTCAAATTGCAGAATTAAAACAGCAAGTTGCAGACAAAGAAGTTGAATTACAAAAAATTCAGAATGAAATTCTTGATGAAGCGACAAGTCTCGTTGCTAAAGTTGCGTTAGAAAATAATCTATCAGTGGTTATTAATAAGGTGAAAGTTAATATTAATGGATTAGATATTACTGATTTGGTAATTCAAGGGTTTAACAAATAA